A part of Spodoptera frugiperda isolate SF20-4 chromosome 25, AGI-APGP_CSIRO_Sfru_2.0, whole genome shotgun sequence genomic DNA contains:
- the LOC118262575 gene encoding ATPase family AAA domain-containing protein 3A homolog translates to MSWLFGYSSTPPPPSDVPPADSGGSAAPPTNLTKSEKKAMEAYRFDSSALERAAQAARELERSKHSKEALELSKLQESTKQTEQMAKIKEYEAAIEQAKVEQKRIDYEERRKTLQEETKQHQMRAQYQDQLAKKRYEEQLVQQQKSQDEILRKQEESVAKQEALRRATIEHEMELREKNKLKAIEAEARAKAKADRENRDITLEQIRLKAAENRTTILEGIKTAGSVVGTGLNALVTDWDKTLAAAGGLSLLALGVYSAKGATSVAARFIEARIGKPTLVNETSRFSLLEAVKHPILTISKAIQSFKKPSDALAGVVLAPTLERRLRDIAIATKNTRLNKGFYRNLLMYGPPGTGKTLFSKKLAKHSGMEYAILTGGDVAPMGKDAVAAIHKVFDWANTSKKGVLLFIDEADAFLRKRSSERISEDLRAALNAFLYRTSDQSNRIMLVLASNTPQQFDSAINDRLDKMIEFGLPGLEERERLIRLYFDTFVLQPASEGKRRLSVDQFDYSALCSTLAARTAGMSGRALSKLGVAWQAAAYASEDGRLTEQMCIDICDDAVRDHRQKMEWLSSEEKSRSMMPYLLDLPPLDVEHNEVAQVASKKDTVVEEINESVNAQKKKEVELEK, encoded by the exons ATGTCGTGGTTATTTGGGTACAGTTCCACGCCTCCGCCGCCCTCTGATGTTCCACCTGCAGATTCAGGAGGGTCTGCCGCACCCCCAACTAACCTAACCAAATCTGAAAAGAAAGCCATGGAAGCCTATCGTTTTGACTCTAGTGCTTTAGAAAGAGCTGCACAAGCAGCTAGAGAACTAGAGCGCTCAA AACATTCAAAAGAAGCCTTGGAGTTAAGTAAGCTCCAAGAAAGTACCAAACAGACTGAACAAATggctaaaataaaagaatatgaaGCTGCCATAGAACAAGCCAAAGTCGAACAGAAGAGAATTGATTATGAAGAGCGCAGGAAAACATTACAG GAGGAAACCAAACAGCACCAAATGAGAGCTCAGTATCAAGACCAGTTGGCTAAAAAGAGATATGAAGAGCAGCTTGTTCAACAGCAAAAATCACAAGATGAAATCCTTCGAAA acAAGAAGAAAGTGTAGCAAAGCAGGAGGCATTACGGCGTGCTACTATTGAACATGAAATGGAGCTAAGAGAGAAGAACAAACTCAAAGCCATTGAGGCTGAAGCTCGGGCCAAAGCTAAAGCTGATCGTGAAAACCGTGATATCACATTGGAACAAATAAGATTAAAGGCAGCTGAAAACAGGACCACTATTCTAGAAGGTATCAA GACAGCAGGCAGTGTTGTGGGCACTGGCCTTAACGCCCTTGTGACTGATTGGGACAAGACACTAGCTGCAGCTGGAGGGTTGTCACTTTTGGCTCTTGGTGTATACTCCGCTAAAGGGGCTACATCAGTAGCTGCAAGATTTATTGAGGCTCGCATTG GCAAACCCACCCTTGTGAATGAAACATCTAGATTCTCATTACTGGAAGCTGTTAAACATCCCATACTCACCATTTCCAAAGCAATTCAGAGtttcaaaaagccatcagatgCATTAGCAGGTGTTGTCCTAGCGCCAACTCTTGAGCGACGACTTCGAGACATTGCTATTGCAACTAAAAATACGCGTTTGAACAAGGGATTCTATAGAAATCTGCTCATGTATGGACCTCCTGGAACTGGTAAAACTTTGTTCTCAAag AAACTGGCAAAACATTCTGGCATGGAGTATGCTATTCTCACTGGTGGTGATGTGGCGCCCATGGGCAAGGATGCTGTTGCAGCTATTCATAAAGTATTTGATTGGGCCAATACAAGCAAAAAAG GTGTACTCCTCTTCATTGACGAAGCTGACGCATTTTTGAGAAAGCGTTCCTCCGAAAGAATTAGTGAAGACTTGAGAGCAGCGCTCAATGCATTCCTGTACAGGACATCTGACCAAAGCAATCGGATTATGTTGGTGCTTGCTTCAAACACACCTCAACAATTCGATTCTGCGATTAACGATCGTCTCGACAAGATGATTGAATTTGGTCTGCCTGGCCTAGAGGAGCGCGAACGTTTGATTCgtctttattttgatacttttgTTCTTCAGCCTGCATCAGAAGGAAAGAG GCGTTTGAGTGTGGACCAGTTTGACTACAGTGCATTATGTTCAACACTAGCCGCTCGTACAGCTGGTATGTCGGGCCGAGCACTCTCCAAGCTGGGTGTTGCATGGCAGGCAGCAGCTTACGCCTCTGAGGATGGACGCCTCACTGAGCAAATGTGTATTGATATTTGTGATGATGCTGTTCGAGATCACCGTCAAAAG atggaATGGCTGTCATCTGAAGAGAAATCGCGAAGCATGATGCCATATCTTCTAGACTTGCCTCCTTTGGATGTAGAACACAATGAA
- the LOC118262587 gene encoding LITAF domain-containing protein, with product MEKGWNPPPYGWGNAHTTQPPPAAPPSYSQAVGGVGPSSPYTPQYPPSSGPSIVTTVVPVGPHPTHMICPSCHAEIDTATQTKPGLIAYISGAIICLVGCFFGCCLIPCCIDSCMDVHHKCPNCGAYLGRYRR from the exons ATGGAAAAAGGCTGGAATCCTCCTCCGTATGGCTGGGGTAACGCGCATACGACGCAGCCACCACCAGCTGCTCCTCCCAGCTACTCACAAGCTGTAGGCGGTGTGGGTCCTTCGAGCCCTTACACTCCTCAGTATCCTCCAT ccTCTGGGCCTTCGATAGTGACGACGGTGGTGCCAGTCGGTCCTCATCCCACCCACATGATCTGCCCCAGCTGCCATGCTGAGATAGATACAGCCACGCAGACTAAACCAGGCCTAATTGCTTACATTTCTGGCGCCATCATTTGTCTTGTCGG TTGCTTCTTCGGATGCTGCCTTATCCCATGCTGCATTGACAGCTGCATGGATGTTCATCACAAATGCCCCAACTGTGGAGCTTACCTTGGCCGCTACCGACGATAA